Proteins encoded by one window of Kribbella italica:
- a CDS encoding WS/DGAT/MGAT family O-acyltransferase, whose product MTAVGPLDAMFLLGETREQPMHVGGVMLFELPEDAGRDQVFPDDGREFLSRLYQEMVAGQALNPVFARRVRQRARDLGYWSWEPDGEIDLEYHVRLSALARPGRYRELFELTSRLHGTLLDRRRPLWEMHLIEGVEGHRFAIYSKVHHAMLDGVSALRLMQETLTTDPTRTNMRAPYAVGKEKAGPASSLSSLVHVVPDLVGLSPVALKSAVRALLMEHSSVAFQAPRTIFNQSITGARRFAAQSWPMERLEKVRAITGATLNDVMLAMCGGALRTYLLEQNALPDQGLTAMVPVSLRGTEGAGPGGGNSLATLIADLATDERDPERRIRRVMDSTSYGKTMLSQLSPLQNLMIGALGLGVAGPAAVLPGLAGRTPPPYNVVISNIPGPVESPLYWNRSRLLGMYPASIVLNGQALNISVTSYDHQLHFGLTGCRRTVPHLQRLLGRLEDSLQDLERI is encoded by the coding sequence ATGACCGCGGTGGGACCGCTCGACGCGATGTTCCTGCTCGGGGAGACGCGTGAGCAGCCCATGCACGTCGGTGGGGTGATGTTGTTCGAGTTGCCGGAGGATGCCGGGCGGGATCAGGTGTTTCCGGACGACGGGCGGGAGTTCCTGTCGCGGCTGTACCAGGAGATGGTGGCGGGACAGGCGCTCAACCCGGTCTTCGCGCGGCGGGTGCGGCAGCGGGCGCGGGATCTCGGGTACTGGTCGTGGGAGCCGGACGGGGAGATCGATCTCGAGTACCACGTGCGGTTGTCGGCGCTGGCGCGGCCGGGGCGGTACCGGGAGTTGTTCGAGCTGACCTCGCGGCTGCACGGGACGCTGCTCGACCGGCGTCGGCCGTTGTGGGAAATGCATCTGATCGAGGGCGTCGAGGGGCACCGGTTCGCGATCTACAGCAAGGTGCACCACGCGATGCTGGACGGTGTGAGTGCGTTGCGGTTGATGCAGGAAACGCTCACGACCGATCCCACCCGGACGAACATGCGGGCGCCTTATGCGGTGGGGAAGGAAAAGGCCGGACCGGCGTCGTCGCTGAGTTCTTTGGTGCACGTGGTGCCGGACCTGGTGGGATTGTCGCCGGTCGCGTTGAAGAGCGCGGTCCGGGCTTTGCTGATGGAGCATTCCTCGGTGGCGTTCCAGGCGCCGCGGACGATCTTCAACCAGTCGATCACCGGGGCCCGGCGGTTCGCCGCGCAGTCGTGGCCGATGGAACGGCTGGAGAAGGTCCGCGCGATCACCGGCGCGACCCTGAACGACGTGATGCTGGCCATGTGCGGCGGAGCGCTGCGGACCTACCTGCTCGAGCAGAACGCCCTTCCTGACCAGGGACTGACGGCGATGGTCCCGGTCTCGCTGCGCGGTACCGAAGGCGCGGGGCCCGGCGGCGGCAACTCGCTGGCGACGCTGATCGCCGACCTGGCCACCGACGAACGCGATCCCGAACGACGGATCCGCCGCGTGATGGACTCGACCAGCTACGGCAAGACGATGCTCTCCCAGCTGAGTCCCCTGCAGAACCTGATGATCGGCGCCCTCGGCCTCGGCGTCGCCGGCCCCGCCGCTGTCTTACCCGGACTCGCCGGCCGCACGCCACCGCCGTACAACGTGGTGATCTCGAACATCCCCGGCCCGGTCGAGAGCCCCTTGTACTGGAACCGCTCGCGCCTGCTCGGCATGTATCCGGCGTCCATCGTCCTCAACGGGCAGGCCCTCAACATCAGCGTCACCAGCTACGACCACCAACTCCACTTCGGCCTCACCGGCTGCCGCCGAACCGTTCCCCACCTGCAAAGACTCCTCGGCCGGCTGGAGGACTCCTTGCAGGACCTGGAACGCATTTAG
- a CDS encoding beta-N-acetylhexosaminidase, whose product MPDIAIVPAPRELVVDDGAWTTADPAVEAVRTVVENLDETEYRIDVTADGARLSAGSEDALRWAETTYRQLLDAAEPAADGQVSVPAVRIADAPRFGWRGIMLDVSRHFLPKDFVLKVVDAVALHRMNVLHLHLTDDQGWRVEIEAYPKLTEVGGWRPESMVGKMSHGQTEFTYDGRRHGGFYTKDDLREIVAYAAERGITIVPEIDLPGHMQAAIAAYPELGNNPDTQLGVRQIWGISDDVLNVNDATVEFVKTVLREVLDIFPGPYIHLGGDECPDVQWRESDAAQKRQAELGLTDASQLQGWFTAQVAEVLIEQNRRLVGWDEMVETDCPKDAVIMAWRSAQRGEVAAKAGHDVVMSPCESVYFDYYQGDPETEPLAIGGFIPLEKVYDFEVVPEGLTEEEQSRIIGTQANVWTEYMEGPDQVGYMLLPRLSAVAERAWGSPKTPYDEFLGRLRPHLKRIEALGLNYRPLD is encoded by the coding sequence ATGCCCGACATCGCGATCGTCCCCGCACCGCGTGAGCTCGTCGTCGACGACGGCGCCTGGACCACCGCCGACCCGGCCGTCGAAGCGGTCCGGACCGTGGTCGAGAACCTCGACGAGACCGAGTACCGGATCGACGTCACCGCCGACGGCGCGCGGCTGTCGGCCGGTTCCGAGGACGCGCTGCGCTGGGCCGAGACGACGTACCGGCAACTGCTCGACGCCGCCGAGCCGGCTGCCGACGGCCAGGTCTCGGTCCCGGCGGTCCGGATCGCCGACGCGCCGCGGTTCGGCTGGCGCGGCATCATGCTCGACGTCTCCCGGCACTTCCTGCCGAAGGACTTCGTGCTCAAGGTCGTCGACGCGGTCGCGCTGCACCGGATGAACGTGCTGCACCTGCACCTGACCGACGACCAGGGCTGGCGGGTCGAGATCGAGGCCTACCCGAAGCTCACCGAGGTCGGCGGCTGGCGGCCGGAGTCGATGGTCGGCAAGATGTCGCACGGCCAGACCGAGTTCACCTACGACGGCCGGCGGCACGGCGGGTTCTACACCAAGGACGACCTGCGCGAGATCGTCGCGTACGCCGCCGAGCGCGGCATCACGATCGTGCCGGAGATCGACCTGCCCGGTCACATGCAGGCCGCGATCGCGGCGTACCCGGAGCTCGGCAACAACCCGGACACCCAGCTCGGCGTCCGGCAGATCTGGGGCATCAGCGACGACGTACTGAACGTGAACGACGCGACCGTCGAGTTCGTCAAGACGGTGCTGCGCGAGGTGCTCGACATCTTCCCCGGCCCGTACATCCACCTCGGCGGCGACGAATGCCCGGACGTCCAGTGGCGCGAGTCGGACGCCGCGCAGAAGCGCCAGGCCGAGCTCGGCCTCACCGACGCGAGCCAGCTGCAGGGCTGGTTCACCGCGCAGGTCGCCGAGGTGCTGATCGAGCAGAACCGCCGCCTGGTCGGCTGGGACGAGATGGTCGAGACCGACTGCCCGAAGGACGCCGTGATCATGGCCTGGCGCAGCGCCCAGCGCGGCGAGGTCGCCGCCAAGGCCGGCCACGACGTGGTGATGTCGCCCTGCGAGTCGGTCTACTTCGACTACTACCAGGGCGACCCCGAGACCGAGCCCCTCGCCATCGGCGGCTTCATCCCGCTCGAGAAGGTCTACGACTTCGAGGTCGTCCCCGAGGGCCTGACCGAGGAGGAGCAGTCCCGCATCATCGGCACCCAGGCCAACGTCTGGACCGAGTACATGGAAGGCCCCGACCAGGTCGGCTACATGCTCCTCCCGCGCCTGTCCGCCGTCGCCGAACGCGCCTGGGGATCCCCCAAGACGCCGTACGACGAATTCCTCGGCCGGCTCCGCCCGCACCTGAAGCGCATCGAGGCCCTCGGCCTGAACTACCGCCCACTGGACTGA